The Hymenobacter sp. DG01 genome has a segment encoding these proteins:
- a CDS encoding MFS transporter yields MAISAAAAPTSTREKPRLSFWQIWNMSFGFLGIQFGFELQNSNVSRIFETLGANKDDIPILWIAAPVTGLLVQPIIGYLSDRTWSPRFGRRRPFFLIGAILASLALLVMPNSSALWMAGGMLWVMDASINISMEPFRAFVGDKLPSEQRTSGFAMQSFFIGVGSVVAALLPWIFTNWLGMSNTAPAGEIPPSVKWAFYVGAAAFLSSVIYTVVTSTETPPEDMEAFRAENAKVGMWDGLRESFAGIFHMPAAMRQLAVVQFFTWFALFSMWIYATNAVTSNIYNMRVDAPLYEKLKTQITGAPAANANAKELDGLKRDVAEIDKFQADKTDKVISLNMASYAVDKAQLTEQDKATAKRVRQQYNDGADWLSLCSSVRNGVAAVFAFIIPLIAARTSRRRTHMLCLLLGGLGLVSLKFITNPDYIIVSMSLVGIAWASILSMPYAILAGSLPANRMGYYMGVFNFFIVIPQIVAATILGWFTVNLFQGNTLNTLVLGGASMVLAGLLTLRVRDDDDTHAAAVMENPGYDTPVLTNPRA; encoded by the coding sequence ATGGCAATTAGTGCAGCGGCTGCGCCCACCAGCACCCGCGAAAAACCCCGCCTGAGCTTCTGGCAGATCTGGAACATGAGCTTCGGCTTTCTGGGCATCCAATTTGGCTTCGAGCTGCAGAACTCCAACGTCAGCCGCATCTTCGAAACCCTGGGAGCCAACAAGGACGACATTCCGATTCTGTGGATTGCTGCCCCGGTAACTGGCCTGCTGGTGCAGCCCATCATCGGCTACCTCTCCGACCGCACCTGGAGCCCGCGCTTTGGTCGGCGCCGGCCATTCTTCCTGATTGGAGCCATTCTGGCCTCGCTGGCCCTGCTGGTGATGCCCAACTCCTCGGCCTTATGGATGGCGGGCGGTATGCTCTGGGTTATGGATGCTAGCATAAACATTTCCATGGAGCCCTTCCGCGCTTTCGTGGGCGACAAGCTGCCCTCGGAGCAACGGACTTCGGGTTTTGCCATGCAGAGCTTTTTCATCGGGGTAGGCTCGGTGGTAGCAGCCCTGCTGCCCTGGATATTTACTAACTGGCTGGGCATGAGCAATACCGCCCCGGCCGGCGAGATTCCACCCTCCGTGAAATGGGCCTTCTACGTGGGGGCGGCAGCCTTTCTCAGCTCGGTTATCTACACCGTGGTAACCAGCACCGAGACGCCGCCTGAGGACATGGAAGCGTTCCGGGCCGAAAACGCCAAGGTAGGTATGTGGGACGGCCTGCGCGAGTCGTTTGCCGGCATCTTCCACATGCCGGCCGCCATGCGTCAGCTGGCCGTGGTGCAGTTCTTCACTTGGTTTGCGCTGTTCTCGATGTGGATTTACGCCACCAACGCCGTAACCAGCAACATCTACAACATGCGCGTGGACGCGCCGCTGTATGAGAAACTGAAGACGCAGATAACCGGCGCTCCGGCGGCTAACGCCAATGCTAAGGAGCTGGACGGACTGAAGCGCGACGTAGCCGAAATCGATAAATTCCAAGCCGATAAAACCGATAAAGTGATTAGCCTGAATATGGCTAGCTACGCCGTGGACAAAGCTCAGCTAACGGAGCAGGACAAAGCCACGGCCAAGCGCGTGCGGCAGCAGTACAACGACGGCGCCGACTGGCTAAGTCTGTGTTCTTCGGTGCGTAACGGGGTAGCGGCTGTTTTCGCCTTTATCATTCCGCTGATTGCGGCCCGCACCAGCCGCCGCCGCACCCACATGCTCTGCCTGCTGCTCGGCGGCCTGGGTCTGGTGTCCTTGAAGTTTATCACCAACCCCGACTACATCATCGTGTCGATGAGCCTGGTGGGCATTGCCTGGGCCAGCATCCTCTCCATGCCGTACGCCATCCTGGCGGGCTCTTTGCCGGCTAACCGCATGGGCTACTACATGGGCGTGTTCAACTTCTTTATTGTGATTCCGCAGATTGTAGCGGCCACCATTCTGGGCTGGTTTACGGTGAACTTGTTCCAGGGCAACACCCTGAATACGCTGGTGTTGGGCGGGGCCAGCATGGTCCTGGCCGGCCTGCTCACCCTGCGCGTCCGCGACGACGACGATACCCACGCTGCAGCTGTCATGGAAAACCCCGGCTACGATACCCCGGTACTCACCAATCCGCGGGCATAA
- a CDS encoding glycosyltransferase, translating into MAFTTIFFGLFFGIFLVVLVLLVVSRRRLQPTNIRPRVSILIAARNEEATIIRCLTALTRLNYPAGQLEILIGDDASTDNTAALVEEFIQDKPQFRLLSIRQRLGTARGKSNALAHLCRAATTEYLLFTDADMALHPDWVQTMLAAAPEGVGIVTGITTAEGNLFGRLQGLDWLFGLSLIRMLTDLGLPITAVGNNMLVTRKAYESIGGYEALAFSITEDLQLFEKVVAQGWGYRNIITPSALGISVAQPTVQCLLQQRKRWMKGAVRLPWQLSLLFSSYSIFYTILGWPGLLPPETIGLLYGAKVACQTLFLLITLRQAGHRENLAVLLVYDVYLLFMSLAVLAYTWWPSGIQWKERRYRWAEG; encoded by the coding sequence ATGGCGTTTACTACGATTTTCTTCGGGCTGTTCTTCGGTATTTTTCTGGTGGTGCTCGTGTTGCTGGTGGTGTCGCGGCGGCGCCTGCAGCCCACTAACATCCGGCCCCGCGTGAGCATTCTGATTGCCGCGCGCAACGAAGAAGCCACTATCATCCGCTGCCTCACGGCCCTGACCAGGCTCAACTACCCTGCCGGGCAGCTGGAAATCCTCATCGGCGACGATGCCTCCACCGACAACACGGCCGCGCTGGTTGAGGAGTTCATCCAGGACAAGCCCCAGTTCCGGCTCCTGAGCATCCGGCAGCGCCTGGGCACGGCCCGGGGCAAGAGCAACGCCCTGGCCCACCTCTGCCGCGCCGCCACCACCGAGTACCTCCTGTTCACCGACGCCGACATGGCTCTCCACCCCGATTGGGTCCAGACCATGCTGGCCGCTGCCCCCGAGGGGGTAGGCATCGTGACGGGCATTACCACAGCCGAGGGTAACCTGTTTGGCCGCCTCCAGGGCCTCGACTGGCTGTTTGGCCTCAGCCTGATCCGAATGCTGACCGATCTGGGCCTGCCCATTACGGCCGTCGGCAACAACATGCTGGTGACCCGCAAGGCCTACGAGTCGATTGGGGGCTACGAGGCGCTGGCCTTCAGCATTACCGAGGACCTGCAGCTGTTTGAGAAGGTAGTGGCCCAGGGCTGGGGGTACCGCAACATCATCACACCCAGCGCCCTGGGTATTTCGGTGGCCCAGCCTACGGTGCAGTGCCTGCTGCAGCAGCGTAAGCGCTGGATGAAAGGTGCCGTGCGGCTACCCTGGCAGCTGAGCCTACTGTTCAGCTCCTACAGTATTTTCTACACCATTCTGGGCTGGCCCGGTCTGCTGCCGCCCGAAACCATTGGGCTGCTGTACGGAGCCAAAGTAGCCTGCCAAACGCTGTTTCTGCTGATTACCCTGCGCCAGGCCGGCCACCGCGAAAACCTGGCCGTGCTGCTGGTGTACGATGTGTACCTGCTGTTTATGTCGTTGGCGGTGCTGGCTTATACGTGGTGGCCCTCCGGCATTCAGTGGAAGGAGCGGCGTTACCGCTGGGCCGAGGGGTAG
- a CDS encoding DUF4175 family protein, with the protein MVVEKDPATTRALDDVLARLDAFKRKFYLSLLVRGALVAGGLLLSLFLVFNLLEYFLYLPTWVRAGLLFGFVAGMLYAFGRWIWQPLAALTNLRRMLSDEQAARRVGELFPDVQDKLLNALQLRGQAQENALLAASLEQRAGQLRGVEFSQGINIQAQTKPLWKYVAIPGAVVVLLLLVYPSLFVQGTERILNYNQKYSPPAPFRFVVENRNLTAFKGEDFTLNVTVEGEALPNEISIVYGGRERHLVRETGNRFRYDFRQLRENVEFQLVAAGFTSPEYDLTVKARPNLRDFTVRVSYPTYLGKPAETIRNSGNLTVPEGSDLRWEFQTEATDQLQLKFRNPDEVVSAQPDDEQFLLSRRAMRSQQYSVHLRNANSLNRDPIEYQITVIPDQVPDVTLEAFQDTTSLRYLALGGNVRDDYGLSRLQLHYRVLSKGRPNAAYQTRALPLGSGPSQSYAYQWDVRPLNMRPGDRLEYFVQVWDNDGVHGPKSARSRTAEFRLPSRTELRQQLASQSQAVQSQLSQAAQQSKKMERELAKAEDKLKVKRDLNFQDRKQLRDMLDQKQQMDQALDELKRQFEQLQEQQNQLDPQKNEELAQKAEELKKLMETLLDPETKKLYEELQKLLEQQQDQNQPEMQRLMQQLENKENTLQKELERALEMFKQLQFEQKQDQALEKLQQLAQEQQKLADETQKNDKNNPDNNLSKDQQQQKQQDLKQQQAEQQQKFDELKQDLKDMKELDQQLGGENQADEMKQDQQQVDEQQQDSQEQLGKNQNQKASQSQKQAAQKMQQMAQKMQQQMNEEEQDQQQENIDDLRDILENLLKLSFDQENLMKQFRTVDQSDPRFVQLGQTQRKLKDDARVVQDSLYALAKRVFQIKSFVTREVGEMNGRMDESLDQIRQRNVGRATSSQQLAMTSMNNLALMLNDALQQMQEQQRQSQSQQQQGGGKPGRKKKKGSSAGEGQLGRMQQQLNQQIQQLQQSGKQGRALSEELAKLAGQQQMLRQAMQELERMQQKGGGKPGNNKDGKGQDGAGGLGDVKKMMEQTETDLVNKRLTEQTIMRQRQILTRLLEAEKSARERDQDDKREAQTAQNRPPVFPPAFQQYKRQQNRQTELLRTVPPALTPYYQREVSEYFQKMK; encoded by the coding sequence ATGGTAGTGGAGAAAGACCCCGCAACGACCCGGGCCCTGGACGATGTACTGGCCCGCCTCGATGCCTTTAAGCGCAAGTTTTACCTGAGTCTGCTGGTTCGCGGAGCCCTCGTGGCTGGCGGCCTGCTGCTCAGCTTATTCCTGGTGTTCAACCTGCTCGAATACTTCCTGTACCTGCCCACCTGGGTGCGGGCCGGGCTGCTGTTCGGGTTTGTAGCGGGCATGCTTTACGCCTTCGGGCGTTGGATCTGGCAACCCCTGGCGGCCCTGACTAACCTGCGCCGTATGCTGAGCGATGAGCAAGCCGCCCGCAGGGTAGGGGAGCTGTTCCCGGATGTGCAGGACAAGCTCCTGAACGCGCTGCAGCTGCGCGGCCAGGCCCAGGAAAACGCTTTGCTGGCCGCCAGCCTGGAGCAGCGCGCCGGGCAGCTACGCGGCGTGGAGTTCAGCCAGGGCATTAACATTCAGGCCCAGACCAAGCCCCTGTGGAAGTACGTGGCTATTCCGGGAGCCGTGGTGGTGTTGCTGCTGCTGGTGTACCCCAGCCTGTTCGTGCAGGGCACCGAGCGGATTCTGAACTACAATCAGAAGTATAGTCCGCCTGCTCCATTCCGCTTCGTGGTGGAAAACAGGAACCTCACGGCGTTCAAAGGCGAAGACTTTACCTTGAACGTGACGGTAGAGGGCGAGGCCCTGCCCAACGAAATCAGCATTGTGTACGGCGGCCGGGAGCGTCACCTGGTGCGCGAAACCGGCAACCGCTTCCGCTACGACTTCCGGCAGCTGCGCGAAAACGTGGAATTCCAGCTGGTCGCCGCCGGCTTTACCTCCCCGGAGTACGACCTGACCGTGAAGGCCCGGCCCAACCTGCGCGACTTTACCGTGCGGGTTTCCTACCCCACCTACTTGGGCAAACCCGCCGAAACCATCCGCAACTCCGGCAACCTCACGGTGCCCGAGGGCTCAGACCTGCGCTGGGAGTTCCAGACCGAAGCCACCGACCAGCTGCAGCTGAAGTTCCGCAACCCCGATGAGGTAGTAAGCGCCCAGCCCGACGACGAGCAATTTCTGCTTTCCCGCCGGGCCATGCGCAGCCAGCAGTATTCGGTACACCTGCGCAACGCCAACAGCCTCAACCGGGACCCCATCGAATACCAGATTACCGTCATTCCGGATCAGGTGCCCGACGTGACGCTGGAAGCGTTTCAGGATACTACCTCCTTGCGCTACCTCGCCCTGGGCGGCAACGTGCGCGACGATTATGGCCTTTCTCGCCTGCAGCTGCATTACCGCGTGCTGAGCAAGGGCCGCCCGAATGCTGCTTACCAGACCCGCGCCCTACCCCTGGGCAGCGGCCCAAGTCAGAGCTACGCCTACCAATGGGATGTACGCCCCTTGAACATGCGCCCCGGCGACCGGCTGGAGTACTTCGTGCAGGTGTGGGACAATGATGGCGTGCACGGGCCGAAGTCGGCGCGGAGCCGCACCGCCGAGTTCCGCCTGCCCTCGCGCACTGAGTTACGCCAGCAGCTGGCTTCTCAAAGTCAGGCTGTGCAAAGCCAACTCAGTCAGGCCGCCCAGCAAAGCAAGAAGATGGAGCGGGAGCTAGCCAAGGCCGAGGACAAGCTGAAAGTAAAGCGCGACCTGAACTTCCAGGACCGCAAGCAGCTGCGCGACATGCTCGACCAGAAGCAGCAGATGGACCAAGCCCTCGACGAGCTAAAGCGCCAGTTTGAGCAGCTCCAGGAGCAGCAAAACCAGCTGGACCCGCAGAAGAATGAGGAGCTGGCCCAGAAAGCTGAGGAGCTGAAAAAGCTGATGGAAACCCTGCTCGACCCCGAGACCAAGAAGCTCTATGAGGAGCTGCAGAAGTTGCTGGAACAACAACAAGACCAAAACCAGCCCGAGATGCAGCGCCTGATGCAGCAGCTCGAAAACAAGGAGAATACCCTGCAGAAAGAGCTGGAGCGGGCCCTGGAAATGTTTAAGCAACTGCAGTTTGAGCAGAAGCAGGACCAAGCCCTGGAAAAGCTCCAGCAGCTGGCCCAAGAGCAGCAGAAGCTGGCCGACGAAACTCAGAAGAACGACAAGAACAACCCTGACAATAACCTCAGCAAAGACCAGCAGCAGCAAAAGCAGCAGGACCTGAAGCAGCAGCAAGCCGAGCAGCAGCAGAAGTTCGACGAGCTGAAGCAGGACCTCAAAGACATGAAGGAGTTGGACCAGCAGCTCGGCGGCGAAAACCAGGCCGACGAGATGAAGCAGGACCAGCAGCAGGTAGATGAGCAGCAGCAGGACAGCCAAGAGCAGCTGGGCAAAAATCAGAACCAGAAGGCCAGCCAGAGCCAGAAGCAGGCCGCCCAGAAAATGCAGCAGATGGCCCAGAAGATGCAGCAGCAGATGAACGAAGAAGAGCAGGACCAGCAGCAGGAAAACATCGACGACCTGCGCGACATCCTCGAAAACCTGCTCAAGCTCTCCTTCGATCAGGAAAACCTGATGAAGCAGTTCCGCACCGTGGATCAGTCGGACCCGCGCTTTGTGCAGCTCGGCCAGACCCAGCGCAAGCTCAAGGACGATGCCCGGGTGGTGCAGGACTCGCTGTATGCCTTGGCCAAGCGCGTGTTCCAGATCAAATCGTTCGTGACGCGTGAGGTAGGCGAGATGAACGGCCGCATGGACGAAAGCCTCGACCAGATTCGGCAGCGCAACGTGGGTAGGGCTACCAGCTCCCAGCAGCTGGCCATGACCAGCATGAACAACTTGGCGCTTATGCTAAACGATGCGCTCCAGCAAATGCAGGAACAGCAGCGCCAAAGCCAGAGCCAGCAACAACAGGGTGGCGGTAAGCCGGGCCGCAAAAAGAAGAAAGGCAGCTCGGCCGGCGAAGGCCAACTGGGCCGCATGCAGCAGCAGCTCAACCAGCAGATTCAGCAGCTTCAGCAGAGCGGTAAGCAAGGCCGGGCCCTCTCCGAAGAGCTGGCTAAACTAGCTGGGCAGCAGCAAATGCTCCGGCAGGCTATGCAGGAGCTGGAGCGCATGCAGCAGAAAGGCGGCGGCAAACCCGGAAACAATAAAGACGGGAAAGGCCAGGACGGCGCCGGGGGCCTCGGCGACGTCAAAAAAATGATGGAACAAACCGAAACCGACCTCGTAAACAAGCGGCTGACGGAGCAGACTATCATGCGCCAGCGCCAAATCCTGACTCGTTTGCTGGAAGCCGAGAAGTCGGCCCGGGAGCGGGACCAAGATGATAAGCGCGAAGCGCAGACGGCTCAGAACCGCCCGCCTGTGTTTCCGCCGGCGTTTCAGCAATACAAACGCCAGCAAAACCGGCAGACGGAGCTGCTCCGCACCGTGCCGCCGGCCCTCACGCCGTACTATCAGCGGGAGGTAAGTGAATATTTTCAAAAAATGAAGTAG
- a CDS encoding alpha-amylase family glycosyl hydrolase produces MKYLLLPAAALSLGLASFSSSLLTSQPSVPVAETAFSSDPNTTDEQPQDHKLVIYQMMTRLFGNKTALNKPYGTLQENGVGKFNDISNTALQAIRRMGASHVWYTGVLEHATMTDYTKHGIALDDADVVKGRAGSPYAVKDYYDVDPDLAVNVKSRMQEFEALVKRTHDNNLKVIIDFIPNHVARTYKSDARPAGVVDLGEKDNKTKAFAPNNNFYYLPGKSFVVPAGYNPLGPLTGPREDKKFQEVPAKATGNDVFSEAPKVDDWFETIKLNYGVDYQSGRAKHFEPIPDTWLKMRDILVFWTKKDVDGFRCDMAEMVPVEFWAWVIPELKKVKPDLIFIGEAYDAKTYKMYIEQGHFDYLYDKVGLYDGLRRLMRGEGTTEDITKVWSEESRGFSGHMLRFLENHDEQRITSKDFAGNPRAAIPAMTVSATLGTGPVMLYFGQDVGEPAHGSEGFSGEDGRTTIFDYWGVPEHQKWMNGGKFDGGKLSEEQKQLQAFYSRLLNLSSQNEAIRRGRFYELQDANNLGSQYNQRQLYTYLRFTDKQRLLIVANFSPDKTYRPTIRIPKEVMQLMGLDPTQFHTYTELLSQAPAVETLNLTLAPQSAYIFEIKPKE; encoded by the coding sequence ATGAAGTACCTGCTACTTCCCGCAGCGGCCCTCTCTCTGGGGCTGGCTTCGTTTTCCTCTTCTCTTCTGACTTCGCAACCTTCCGTGCCCGTGGCCGAAACCGCTTTTTCCTCGGACCCCAACACCACCGACGAGCAGCCCCAGGACCATAAGCTGGTGATCTACCAGATGATGACCCGCCTATTCGGTAACAAAACGGCCCTGAACAAGCCCTACGGTACGCTCCAGGAGAATGGGGTAGGCAAGTTCAACGACATCAGCAACACCGCCCTGCAGGCCATCCGCCGCATGGGGGCCTCGCACGTATGGTACACCGGCGTGCTGGAGCACGCCACCATGACGGACTACACCAAGCACGGCATTGCCCTCGATGATGCCGATGTAGTAAAAGGCCGCGCTGGCTCGCCCTACGCCGTAAAGGACTACTACGACGTGGACCCCGACCTGGCCGTGAACGTGAAGAGCCGCATGCAGGAGTTTGAGGCTCTGGTAAAGCGCACCCACGACAACAACCTCAAAGTCATCATCGACTTCATTCCCAACCACGTAGCCCGCACCTACAAGTCGGATGCGCGGCCGGCGGGGGTAGTGGACCTGGGCGAGAAGGACAACAAAACCAAGGCCTTCGCGCCCAACAACAACTTCTACTACCTGCCCGGCAAGTCGTTTGTGGTGCCGGCGGGCTACAACCCGCTGGGGCCGCTAACCGGCCCGCGCGAGGACAAGAAGTTTCAGGAAGTGCCCGCCAAGGCCACCGGCAACGACGTGTTTTCGGAAGCGCCCAAGGTGGACGACTGGTTTGAAACCATCAAGCTCAACTACGGCGTCGATTACCAGAGTGGGCGCGCCAAGCACTTCGAGCCCATTCCGGATACCTGGCTGAAAATGCGCGACATTCTGGTGTTTTGGACCAAGAAGGACGTGGACGGCTTCCGCTGCGACATGGCCGAAATGGTGCCCGTGGAGTTCTGGGCCTGGGTGATTCCGGAGCTCAAGAAGGTAAAGCCCGACCTCATCTTCATCGGCGAAGCCTACGACGCCAAAACCTACAAGATGTACATCGAGCAGGGCCACTTCGACTACCTCTACGACAAGGTAGGCCTCTACGACGGGCTGCGCCGCCTGATGCGCGGGGAGGGTACCACCGAGGATATTACCAAGGTGTGGAGTGAGGAAAGCCGCGGCTTCTCGGGCCACATGCTGCGCTTCCTGGAAAACCATGACGAGCAGCGCATTACCTCCAAAGACTTTGCCGGCAACCCCCGCGCCGCCATTCCGGCCATGACGGTTTCTGCCACCCTCGGTACCGGCCCCGTAATGTTGTACTTCGGGCAGGACGTAGGCGAGCCGGCCCACGGCTCCGAGGGCTTCTCGGGTGAGGACGGCCGCACGACCATCTTCGATTACTGGGGCGTGCCGGAGCACCAGAAGTGGATGAATGGGGGTAAGTTCGACGGTGGCAAGCTCAGCGAGGAGCAGAAGCAGTTGCAAGCATTTTACTCCCGGCTACTCAACCTCAGCAGCCAGAACGAGGCCATCCGCCGGGGTCGTTTCTATGAGCTACAGGATGCCAACAACCTGGGCAGCCAGTACAACCAGCGCCAGCTGTACACCTACCTGCGCTTCACCGACAAGCAGCGCCTGCTCATCGTAGCCAACTTCAGCCCCGATAAAACCTACCGCCCCACCATCCGCATCCCGAAGGAAGTGATGCAGCTGATGGGCTTGGACCCCACTCAGTTCCACACCTACACCGAACTGCTCAGCCAGGCCCCGGCCGTAGAAACCCTCAACCTCACGCTGGCTCCCCAAAGCGCCTACATCTTCGAAATCAAGCCGAAAGAGTGA
- a CDS encoding pitrilysin family protein, with protein MTRNHLLLLGLGASLAYQPAQAQQKPATKPATVTKAATATAGGARLVEKVTRKGSELVIPYEKYVLPNGLTLIITEDHSDPLVHVDVTYHVGSAREQIGKSGFAHFFEHMMFQGSDNVADEQHFKTVTAAGGTLNGTTNRDRTNYFETVPSNQLETALWLEADRMGFLLDAVTQQKFEVQRSTVKNERGQNYDNRPYGLASENVARTLYPYGHPYSWLTIGYLEDLDRSDVNDLKNFFLRWYGPNNATLTVGGDVKPQEVVRLAEKYFGPISKGPAVAAQKLAAPQLSQDRYVSYQDNVRLPMLQMVFPTVPNGHPDEYALDALAEIIGQGKNSLLYKNLIKTQQAAQAQSYNSSSELAGEFALIALPFPGKGLDSLETQLRRSLLEFERTGATPEQVARFKASTEAQVVNSLASVNGKVSQLAANQTFFGNPNRLPEELKRLRAVTPAEVNRVYNQYLKGKHAVILSVVPKSGSVKPAKADNYTVSKEGYKAPNYGYDGLTYVKAKDSFDRSQQPKSGTNPVVQVPQVWQASLDNGLRLMGSRNTEIPTVTMLLTIRGGHRLEQAMPGKAGIASLTASLLNEGTQKYTGEQFSSELDKLGSTIRVSAGDDNTTIYVQSLTKNLPATMKLLEERLLRPRFDEADFARLKKQTLEAIANQNTQPVVIANKTYDRLVYGPANIMSVPASGTTASVTSLTLDDVKQFYQQNYAPNVSYLVAVGDVDQPTLTNQLGFLKGWTKKEVSLPAGETAAQPDKTRIYFVNKDGAAQSEIRVGYLTPLTYDATGDYYRAYLSNYILGGAFNSRINLNLREDKGYTYGARSGFQATRYVGPYTASAGVRADATAASVKEFMKEIQNYRNGITDEELQFLQSSVGQNDALRYETGQQKAAFLSRLLEYDLGTDYVKQQNDILKALKKEDVQTISQKYLPADKMYIVVVGDRAKAFPGLAELGYEVVELDAEGNRVAAAAPAPAPAASVTPPAENEKMKIKTKDADGKKEKRKAKKDKEDAK; from the coding sequence ATGACTCGCAACCACTTGTTGCTGCTGGGCCTGGGAGCCTCGCTGGCATACCAGCCCGCTCAGGCTCAGCAAAAACCAGCTACCAAGCCCGCTACCGTTACCAAAGCGGCCACTGCTACCGCCGGCGGCGCCCGCCTGGTAGAAAAAGTAACCCGCAAGGGCTCGGAGCTGGTAATTCCGTACGAAAAGTACGTGCTGCCCAACGGCCTTACCCTGATTATCACCGAAGACCACTCTGATCCGCTGGTGCACGTGGACGTAACCTACCACGTAGGCTCGGCCCGGGAGCAGATCGGCAAGTCGGGCTTTGCCCACTTCTTTGAGCACATGATGTTCCAGGGCTCCGATAACGTAGCCGACGAGCAGCACTTCAAGACCGTAACGGCCGCCGGCGGTACCCTCAACGGCACCACCAACCGCGACCGGACCAACTACTTTGAGACGGTGCCCAGCAACCAGCTGGAAACGGCCCTGTGGCTGGAGGCCGACCGCATGGGCTTCCTGCTGGATGCCGTAACCCAGCAGAAGTTTGAGGTGCAGCGCTCCACCGTGAAAAACGAGCGGGGTCAGAACTACGACAACCGCCCCTACGGTCTGGCCTCGGAAAACGTGGCCCGCACCCTTTACCCCTACGGCCACCCCTATAGCTGGCTGACCATCGGCTACCTCGAAGACCTGGACCGCTCCGACGTAAACGACCTCAAGAACTTCTTCCTGCGCTGGTACGGCCCCAACAACGCTACCCTCACCGTGGGCGGCGACGTGAAGCCCCAGGAAGTAGTACGCCTGGCCGAGAAGTACTTTGGCCCCATCAGCAAGGGTCCGGCCGTAGCCGCCCAGAAGCTGGCCGCTCCCCAGCTCAGCCAGGACCGCTACGTGAGCTACCAGGACAATGTGCGCCTGCCCATGCTGCAGATGGTGTTCCCGACGGTGCCCAACGGCCACCCCGATGAGTACGCCCTCGATGCGCTGGCCGAAATCATCGGGCAGGGCAAAAACTCGCTGCTCTACAAAAACCTGATTAAAACCCAGCAGGCCGCTCAGGCTCAGTCGTACAACAGCTCCTCGGAGCTGGCCGGCGAGTTTGCCCTTATTGCCCTGCCCTTCCCTGGCAAAGGCCTCGACAGCCTGGAAACCCAGCTGCGCCGCAGCCTGCTGGAGTTTGAGCGCACCGGCGCTACCCCCGAGCAGGTGGCCCGCTTCAAGGCCAGCACCGAAGCCCAGGTGGTAAACAGCCTGGCCAGCGTAAACGGCAAGGTTAGCCAGCTGGCCGCCAACCAAACCTTCTTCGGCAACCCCAACCGCCTGCCCGAGGAGCTCAAGCGCCTGCGCGCCGTAACGCCCGCCGAGGTGAACCGCGTGTACAACCAGTACCTCAAAGGCAAGCACGCCGTTATTCTGAGCGTGGTGCCCAAGAGCGGCAGCGTGAAGCCCGCCAAGGCCGATAACTACACCGTATCGAAGGAGGGCTACAAAGCTCCCAACTACGGCTACGACGGCCTGACCTACGTGAAAGCCAAGGACAGCTTCGACCGGAGCCAGCAGCCCAAATCGGGCACCAACCCCGTGGTGCAGGTGCCCCAGGTGTGGCAGGCTTCCCTGGATAATGGCCTGCGCCTGATGGGCTCGCGCAACACGGAAATCCCGACGGTGACCATGCTGCTGACCATCCGCGGCGGCCACCGCCTGGAGCAGGCCATGCCCGGCAAGGCCGGTATTGCCTCCCTCACGGCCAGCCTGCTGAACGAGGGCACCCAGAAGTACACCGGGGAGCAGTTCAGCTCGGAGCTCGACAAGCTGGGCAGCACCATCCGGGTTTCGGCCGGCGATGATAACACAACCATCTACGTGCAGAGCCTGACCAAGAACCTGCCCGCTACCATGAAGCTGCTGGAGGAGCGCCTGCTGCGCCCCCGCTTCGATGAGGCCGACTTCGCCCGCCTCAAGAAGCAGACCCTGGAGGCCATTGCCAACCAGAACACTCAGCCCGTTGTCATTGCCAACAAAACCTACGACCGGCTGGTGTATGGCCCGGCCAACATTATGAGCGTGCCCGCCAGCGGCACCACGGCCTCCGTTACCAGCCTGACTCTGGACGACGTAAAGCAGTTCTACCAGCAGAACTACGCCCCCAACGTGAGCTACCTGGTAGCCGTGGGCGACGTAGATCAGCCCACGCTCACCAACCAGCTCGGCTTCCTGAAGGGCTGGACGAAGAAAGAGGTAAGCCTGCCGGCCGGCGAAACCGCCGCCCAGCCCGACAAAACCCGCATCTACTTCGTGAACAAGGACGGGGCCGCTCAGTCAGAAATCCGGGTGGGGTACCTCACGCCGCTTACCTACGACGCTACCGGCGACTATTACCGTGCCTACCTTTCGAACTATATCCTGGGCGGGGCCTTTAACTCGCGCATCAACCTGAACCTGCGTGAGGACAAGGGCTACACTTATGGCGCCCGTTCGGGCTTCCAGGCCACGCGCTACGTAGGCCCTTACACGGCCAGCGCCGGCGTGCGCGCCGATGCCACGGCCGCCTCGGTGAAGGAGTTCATGAAGGAAATCCAGAACTACCGCAACGGTATTACCGATGAGGAGCTGCAGTTCCTGCAATCGTCGGTGGGCCAGAACGACGCCCTGCGCTACGAAACCGGCCAGCAGAAGGCCGCCTTCCTCTCGCGCTTGCTGGAGTACGACTTGGGCACCGACTACGTGAAGCAGCAGAACGACATCCTGAAAGCCCTGAAGAAGGAAGACGTGCAGACCATTTCCCAGAAATACCTGCCCGCCGACAAGATGTACATTGTAGTGGTTGGCGACCGGGCCAAGGCTTTCCCCGGCCTCGCGGAGCTGGGCTACGAAGTAGTAGAGCTGGACGCCGAAGGCAACCGCGTGGCGGCCGCTGCTCCGGCCCCTGCCCCGGCTGCTTCCGTTACGCCCCCGGCCGAGAATGAGAAGATGAAAATCAAGACCAAAGACGCCGACGGTAAAAAGGAGAAGCGCAAAGCCAAGAAAGACAAAGAGGACGCCAAGTAA